One genomic segment of Alkalimarinus alittae includes these proteins:
- a CDS encoding sigma-54-dependent transcriptional regulator yields the protein MKHILVVEDEEIIRTALHKLLVHNGYGVEQAESVQDAIDNYQFDEFDLIISDLRLPGRPGTDLIDLAVGKPVLIMTSYASLRSAVDSMKMGAIDYIAKPFDHDEMLIAVEQILEKQSHNPIASDGEAEEEPELADISQISDIIYGRCLPMKKVFNLIAKVAPTDATVLIQGESGTGKELAARALHTFSKRDSKPLICVNCAAIPETLIESELFGHEKGAFTGAVSARNGLVEAADGGTLFLDEIGELPIEAQARLLRVLQEGEIRRVGSTQALKVNIRLIAATHRNLRALSKTGEFREDLYYRLNVMQLKLPPLRDRQGDILDLAKLLLQNLSDKLGRTGMALSPDAMKAIQEHDWPGNVREMENAIERAIILCEDGMITADLLDIETDIDEFSIPKGLFSPSAAKPKPVRDKPKDLSLEDYFQHFVLEHQEKMSETELAQKLGISRKSLWERRQRLGIPRKKGC from the coding sequence ATGAAACACATTCTCGTAGTAGAAGATGAAGAGATTATTCGTACCGCACTTCACAAGTTACTGGTTCATAACGGTTACGGTGTAGAGCAAGCTGAGTCTGTACAAGATGCTATCGATAATTATCAGTTTGATGAATTTGATCTGATAATCTCAGACTTACGACTACCCGGTCGCCCAGGTACAGACCTCATAGATTTAGCGGTCGGCAAACCTGTTTTAATCATGACCAGTTACGCCAGTTTACGTTCAGCTGTAGACTCAATGAAGATGGGCGCTATCGATTACATCGCGAAACCCTTTGATCATGATGAAATGCTAATTGCCGTCGAGCAAATACTTGAAAAACAATCGCATAACCCAATAGCCTCTGACGGCGAAGCCGAAGAAGAACCTGAGCTAGCAGACATATCCCAAATCAGTGACATTATTTACGGCCGCTGCCTGCCAATGAAAAAGGTTTTTAACCTCATTGCAAAAGTGGCCCCTACCGACGCAACCGTATTGATACAGGGCGAGTCAGGCACAGGTAAAGAGTTAGCCGCAAGAGCATTGCATACGTTTAGCAAGCGAGATAGCAAACCCCTAATTTGTGTTAACTGCGCTGCAATTCCCGAGACACTCATTGAGTCAGAACTCTTTGGCCATGAAAAAGGGGCATTTACAGGCGCCGTTAGTGCTCGCAATGGTTTAGTAGAAGCCGCTGATGGCGGCACATTATTTCTCGATGAAATAGGTGAGCTACCCATAGAAGCTCAAGCACGGCTACTACGAGTACTACAAGAAGGCGAGATTCGAAGAGTCGGCTCCACTCAAGCACTCAAAGTTAACATTCGCCTTATCGCAGCGACCCATCGAAACTTAAGAGCACTATCAAAAACCGGTGAGTTCCGTGAAGATCTGTATTATCGCCTCAATGTAATGCAGCTAAAACTGCCTCCATTGAGAGATAGACAGGGCGATATTCTCGATCTCGCAAAACTCCTACTTCAGAATTTATCTGACAAACTCGGCAGAACCGGCATGGCGCTTTCGCCCGACGCGATGAAAGCAATCCAAGAACATGACTGGCCAGGTAACGTTCGAGAAATGGAAAACGCCATTGAGCGCGCCATTATTCTTTGTGAAGACGGCATGATCACCGCAGATCTACTCGATATCGAAACAGATATTGATGAGTTTAGCATTCCAAAAGGGCTTTTTAGCCCAAGCGCAGCCAAGCCCAAACCGGTTCGCGACAAGCCGAAAGACCTATCACTTGAAGACTATTTTCAACATTTTGTTCTTGAACATCAGGAAAAAATGAGCGAAACCGAGCTTGCACAAAAACTCGGCATCAGCAGAAAAAGCTTATGGGAGCGTCGACAAAGGCTAGGCATCCCAAGAAAGAAAGGCTGCTAA